One Cololabis saira isolate AMF1-May2022 chromosome 18, fColSai1.1, whole genome shotgun sequence genomic region harbors:
- the LOC133464749 gene encoding uncharacterized protein LOC133464749 isoform X3, giving the protein MAAIDLEHGGRRWGQERPDLMDNFDSEMQEWEDQLQDIQKKIEELYNEVQTRRGASDIPADNQKNCGPLEYGLGQRGNRLIPAGQHSESHPGDATMSHHQYGNSCNYGTSGYSHPGSHQNGYSYCHSNVAPEIGDLLQDYLGKGQQMGRKNNGARRVHFSDTIKVSPDMAAQQDDSRKRYGSHRLEQEQLPNIFEETENRKNRGSHMKSSLHRDSSPIKENTGTKPPLGQRDAPGFQARSQLPVTATESPSLDRRSLAPGILGDRKGGSPSVLRKFGAMLQENEGKMLTESGVVTNQGPAAEGKCPTPVCQRRALGATAVGGRVPVRVPNQKCQADSNMLTAEVEPGQEWDLVLNSCCQNSKDQRGSYSSCKASQPCPQQAQSRSLVPGSPKIRPRANSGAERDRGFAQIEKARKPALHHVEPKVDYKSPGGSPGPQRIQRGQELPDGCHLRDEGFIELLDMLEIQHEYSSSPRTGYTSYRQEPQQVNPAELSPARPKKNFSRPARPANQRPPSRWASRTPTARITAPSGPMYSTPSPMTRPPSPMVKTPSPALKHRPLVFNSRRTETVIM; this is encoded by the exons ATGGCAGCCATCGATCTGGAGCACGGTGGCCGGCGGTGGGGGCAGGAGAGGCCAGATCTGATGGACAACTTTGACTCAGAGATGCAGGAGTGGGAGGATCAGCTGCAGGACATCCAGAAGAAAATCGAAGAG CTGTACAATGAAGTTCAGACCAGAAGAGGAGCAAGTGACATCCCTGCTGACAACCAGAAAAATTGCGGCCCGTTGGAATATGGGCTCGGGCAACGTGGCAACAGACTTATTCCGGCTGGCCAACATAGTGAAAGTCACCCTGGAGATGCAACCATGTCGCATCACCAGTATGGCAACAGCTGTAACTACGGCACCAGTGGGTACAGTCATCCCGGCAGTCATCAGAATGGCTACAGCTACTGCCACTCCAATGTGGCCCCAGAGATCGGAGACTTACTGCAGGATTATTTGGGGAAAGGACAACAAATGGGTCGGAAGAACAACGGAGCGCGCCGCGTG CACTTCAGTGATACAATCAAGGTGAGCCCGgacatggctgcacagcaggaTGACAGCAGGAAGCGATATGGGAGCCATAG GCTTGAGCAGGAGCAGCTTCCGAACATATTTGAGGAAACTGAAAACAGGAAGAACCGAGGTTCCCACATGAAGAGCTCCCTGCACAGAGATAGTTCACCCATCAAGGAGAACACAGGCACCAAGCCCCCTCTCGGGCAACGAGATGCTCCCGGTTTTCAAGCACGGTCGCAGCTCCCAGTTACAGCAACCGAGTCTCCCTCTCTAGACAGGAGGTCCCTGGCTCCAGGGATCCTGGGAGACAGGAAGGGCGGCAGCCCCTCTGTTCTCAGGAAGTTCGGAGCCATGCTTCAGGAGAACGAGGGGAAAATGCTCACAGAATCAGGAGTCGTGACCAATCAGGGACCGGCTGCGGAGGGAAAGTGTCCCACTCCCGTCTGTCAGCGCAGAGCTTTGGGAGCAACTGCAGTCGGCGGCAGGGTGCCCGTGCGTGTGCCTAACCAGAAATGCCAAGCAGATTCCAACATGCTGACAGCGGAGGTAGAGCCCGGCCAAGAATGGGATTTAGTACTAAACTCTTGTTGCCAGAACTCCAAGGATCAGAGAGGAAGCTACAGCAGTTGTAAagcgtcacagccgtgtccccAACAGGCCCAGAGTCGATCGCTGGTTCCAGGGAGCCCAAAGATCAGACCCCGGGCTAACAGTGGTGCGGAACGAGATAGAGGGTTTGCTCAAATTGAGAAAGCGAGGAAGCCTGCCCTCCATCACGTTGAGCCCAAAGTGGACTACAAAAGCCCAGGCGGATCCCCTGGGCCTCAGAGGATCCAGAGGGGACAAGAGTTGCCAGATGGTTGCCACTTGAGAGACGAAGGATTTATTGAGCTGCTGGACATGCTGGAGATCCAGCACGAGTACAGCTCCAGTCCCAGAACAGGATATACATCTTACAGACAAGAACCCCAGCAG GTAAATCCCGCTGAGTTGTCCCCAGCCAGACCCAAGAAGAACTTCTCTCGCCCCGCACGGCCAGCCAACCAACGACCTCCTTCCAGATGGGCCAGTCGCACTCCCACTGCCAGAATCACTGCCCCATCAGGCCCAATGTACAGCACTCCAAGCCCCATGACTCGTCCCCCGAGTCCAATGGTTAAAACCCCGAGCCCCGCGCTGAAGCACCGGCCTCTCGTTTTCAATTCTCGTCGGACTGAGACCGTCATTATGTGA